The DNA region tggttttggcttgggcTGTGATCTTGGTGTCTTGGTgacgtgggatcgagcccttcttgcacttagtggggagtctgcttgggattctctctccctctcctgcccctcccatccccactcacACGCTGTGTGCTCatgcgtgctctttctctcaaataaaaaatcttttttaaaaaattgggaaatttggggtgcctgggtggctcagtcgttaagcgtctgccttcggctcaggtcatgatcccagggtactgggatcgtgccccacatcaggctccttgctcagtgggaagactgcttctctctctcccaccccctctgcctgtgttccctctctcgctgtgtctctctctgtcaaataaaatctgtaaaaaaaaaaaaaaaaaaaaaagggaaacttctAGAAAACAGCCTGGAGGTTATACCTGAAGCATTTTGTGGCAGGTATCTTAGAAGGACAAGTTCAGCTGTAAGAACTAGAATGCTATAAGAATTAGAAGAGTATactagggctcctgggtggctcagttggttcagcaactgccttcggctcaggtcatgatcctggagtcccgggatcgagtcccgcgtcgggctccctgcttggcagggagtctgcttctccctctgaccctcccccctctcatgccctctctctctctctcattctctctctcaaataaataaaaaaaaaaaaaaagaaaatctttaaaaaaaagaagagtatactAATGTAACAGTGTGAATGTTATCCAAAATTTGAAGAGAAGTTACCTAATAGTATAAAATAGATAACAAATCAGAGAAGAaacattcagctttttttttttaatcgctTTTGCAGCTTTCGGGGTACTGTTGTGGGAAATTGCTACATATGGAATGTCACCGTATCCAGGTATTGACCTGTCTCAGGTGTATGATCTACTGGAAAAAGGATATCGAATGGAACAACCTGAAGGATGCCCCCCTAAGGTTTATGAACTTATGAGAGCATGTGagtgttttcttttgtattttaattttgaagggTTAAGTCAGTGATTCAGGATGATTAACGAAATAAACTGTTTTCCTCTCAGTGTCAGATTTAATCCAACCCCCTGACGTATAAAGTGTTGGTCAGGGGCGcctcctcggtggctcagtcagttaagcgtctgccttcagctcaggtcatgatctcagggccctgggattgagccccacattgggctttgagctcagcggggagtttgcttttccctctgcctctgccccctccccccggctctctctctctcaaataaataaataaaatcttaaaaaagaggtTGGTCATTGATCAACCAGTTGGCATATATGATAAACCATCAAGTTTAATTGGAATCCTAACAACAGTTGTCCATGGCCCATGAATTGACTAAATTTCCCCAAACCACTTGCATAATAAGGATAAGAAGAAATTGggtttagggacacctgggtggctcagtcgttaagcgtctgccttcggctcaggtcatggtcccagggtcctgggatcgagccccacatcaggctctctgctcggcgggaagcctgcttctccctcttccactcaccctgcttgtgttccctctctcgctgtcaaataaataaaatcttaaaaaaaaaaaaaatgggtttagaGTTTGGGTAGGGGAAGGCTGCTTTCAACCAGATAAAAATGATTGCCAAAGACTGGAGAATACCTGAAAGTAAcctctcatgaataaacataagcatctgacttcttacagatgagaaagctggaaGGTGAGTAGGGAATTATTAAATTGCATTGTGTTTACgcatatgtctttttattttccctattctCCTGTTTTTGTCAAAGTGAACTCTTAAGTTCCTCCTTTCTGATATCCCGTTATATTTCTGAACATGGACAGCTGATTATAAGGTTAGAATGAGTTTGAAGATAGGTctcacttctttcatttttccagtaGAAAACaactttccattttataaacCATCTCCCTACCCGTCTTTATCCCTGTAGTAGAAAGAATAGAAGGACCAGCCCTAGGAAGTGGGTTTATTACACCTGAGTCTGGAACTGAGAAGCAGCCGCCTCACTCTCATTGTGAACATGCTGGACCTCTGCCTCAGTAGCCTCACTCACAGGTGTGCCACTGGATATTTAATTTCTGAAAGGAGTtttcagtatttccttctttgttacaTAGGCTGGAAGTGGAGCCCTGCCGACAGGCCTTCTTTTGCTGAAACACATCAGGCTTTTGAAACCATGTTCCATGACTCCAGCATTTCTGAAGGTGGGAATCTGGCAGTTTACTGGTGGTGGCCGGGTCTGGGTGATGGTAGGGGTGGTAATAACATTTCGAAAATGATAGGCTCCTCTAGTTTGGGACTCCATTTCAGGGGACTGAATTAATTCTTGGCCTTTATTAttcttgttttgccttttttttttttttttttttcttttgctatttttaaatgtgtctctATGTCTCAAGCTTATTTCTAACATTGAAATTGTATTTTAAGTAGGAATTCAGTCTCTTCATAAAGAGAAGAAGTTTAGTAGTTCTTAAAGCACCAACACTTAACCATatatggaagggaagaaaaaatgagtATGAAGAATATTCCACCCCCCTCAACCATATCTACAAAGACAGTAGCAAACTCAAATCATAAAAGCAATATCCAGAAATTTCATTTCTGGAAATAgatcttaaggaaataattaaggctATGAATAAAGATTTAGCTACAAGGATGTTACATCAGCATGtagtttttaatattgaaaaatgaacaatttaaaaatccagtgGGATGCTAATTATTACATTCACacaattgaatatttaaaatgatattctaaaatatattcacatggaaatagtttaaaaatgaGCATGTTAAGCTTTGAACAGTGAGAGCCCTTTTCGTATCTGAAAAATCGGCGTATGGGTGCCTGCAGCAGCTTCTGACGTCAGTACACAGCGCCTCTGCAGTTACATGCTCAAGTCAGTACGCTTGTTATATAGACAGCCTGTTCCTAGAGAGCTGAAAACAGAATTCTTAGTTATGTGTGCTGATTGGATTCTTCAGTACAGCTCCAGAGTTTCgcacatatttttcaaattttttctttccttcataattGAACATAGAGCTTACGCCTTAAGTTcaggttttaaaatataagaagaggaaatcaggCAAGTTGAATTTTGTTGTCTTCCGTTAGCGATTTATCATTTCTgataagaagaaagggaaaagtacAACACTGAAGTTGAATGAAAAGTGTTTTCTTCTTAGTCCTTTGCTGAAACTTGTGCACATCACCCTTTGGGCCAGATTGAGCAGCTGCCCCTCACGGCCCTCTTCTTTCCTCATTGTGCTTTACTTCATGTGGCGTTCAAGTGGTAGGAGTCACAGGCTCCATTTCTTTGGTGCTTCTGTGTCAACTTTTAACTTCTGTTGAATCCTTagttaaattttctctttctcttgaaaaTGTTCTATCCTTTTAGAAAATCAACCATTACCAATTTTCAAAGGTAATTGCAATTTAAAATTGCTAAACAagaaatttaagattatttaacccatattttattaagcatttaaTCTGTGGCAAGCACTTTACTGAAGACACAGAGATAAGACACAGTTCCTAccttaaaaagatgtatttattggtTAGTTGTGAGTGGAAGAAACCTAACTCAAGCTTTCTAAAGCAATAGAAGGAGGATTTATTGGCTCATAACCAGACCCTGGTGTGGTTCAGAGTCAGTAGAAGCCACAGACTCACGTAGCTTCGGGACTTCCTCCTTCCACAGCCACTTCCACCCAGTATCACTTTACTTTTGCCTCTACGTTGATCTCATCCTCGGAATCTTCAAAGAGACATGGGGCACAGTTGCTAGCATCCTTGAGGTCGTATCTTCATAGCTGACGTCTGTCTCCCAGCTGCTGTATATAGCAGCGAAGGAAAGGAGTCTCGCTGCCTGGCTTGGGTTATATGCCATGTACCCATTCTTGTGCGggagtcaatttttaaaatagttgcccaaaaatataaaaaaatcacaatatatcACAATTTAATTGATCTCACTTGCTTCATTTTTGTTCAGGAATGAATAGCAAAGCATGCCTTTGCCCCAGTAGAAGCCACAAAACACATAGCCATGTTCAAAAGGGTGAACACTTTTTCAGAAGCCTCATTTGCTTCATTTgcatgaaatgaaatgaagtgtATCCATCCTCCTTCTTGGTGTAAGGTGcaacctaaaaataaaagtaactccAGAAATCTGTCGGCTTTGTTCAGCCTCTGAACAAGCCCTCAGTAAACAAGGCTAGCCAAATGATATGAAAGCCTATGAAACCATGCTTCTTAACATTACTCCTCATCAGAGAAGTCCAGAATAGAACAATGAGGTGTCACTATATCCTagcaccagaatggctaaaattaaaatcgAACCCCAAAACCTCAGAATATCAAACTCTGGCAAGCATGCAGAGTAACCAGAACTTGTATACAGTGCTAGTGGGAGTATAGATTGATACAGCCGTTTTGGGAGACAGTTTGGCAGGACTCAGCGAAGCTGAATTATGTGCACCCTGTAACCCACCGGTCCTGCTTCTTGGTATGTACCCGCAGACATATGTACGATTCTGAAGCAAAGGACACGTAGCCGGGTGTTCCTAGCGGCATATTCACAGTAGCCCCAAACCAGAAATGACGTAAATATCCATCAAAAGAGGAACGGCCTGATTTTGGGAGATTCACACGTTTGAACAGTACGCATGAAAGCCCCTGCCGCGTGCAACAGCGCGGATGGGTCTGCAGTCACGGTGTTGagccaaagaagccagacataaaagagtcCGTACTCTGATTCCATTACATATTTTGGTGctcttttctccagttttttttctcagttttgtatcttttctgaaaagaaaaccttttctaTGTCGTGACGCTGGTTTGATCAGCCCCCTCTCTTCCTCACAGAGGTAGCTGAGGAGCTTGGGCGAGCTGCCGCCGCCTCATCTGTTGTCTCCTACCTGCCCCGACTGCCTGTACTTCCTTCCAAGACGCGGACGCTCAAGAAGCAGGGGGACAACAAGGAGAATATCGAAGGGGCACAGGACGCCACAGAAAATTCTGCTTCTAGTTCAGCACCAGGTATGGGTCGCTAGGCGGGTAGAATGCAACCGTCTCATTCCAAGAACCTTGGGGTACGATGCTCGATCTCCACTCTGCTCTCCGTCTTCCCTGAGGAGGGGCCGGCTGGCCTTGCAACAGCTCCGGCTCTTGTGGCCGGCCCGCGGTGCCGGCGGTAGGCCCGATCTCCCCGCCCGGCCCATGGCTCGGCCTCCCGCGCTCTTTCCTCAACTCCCGAATCCCAGACGCTTAGCGTCTTTACAGTTCTGGCAGAAACTGCTTCATTGAGCCTGATAGAGGAGGCCAGGGTGCGCTGTGGTTTTTAGAGAAAAGACAGATGCCGAGGTGAAAACCAGCGGGTGGTTTCTTCGCATTTATATCCCATGTTGTATTTGGAACTCATCGGTGGGAAATGATAACGCATTTATTAGTTTTCTCTGAGTCCTGCTGATACCTGACATTTAAGAGATCCTGACAAAACTCTTACAGTGAAGCCTTAGTTACTCAAGTGTAACGGAGTCACTGTTTGTCTTTCACATTACTGATTGGCCGTTTCTCATCAGGGTTCCTTAGAGGTGCACAGGCCCCGAGTGGGTCCCCAGCATTGCCTCGAAAACAAAGAGACAAGTCACCCAGCAGCCTCTTGGAAGATGCCAAAGAGACATGCTTCACCAGGGATAGGAAGGGAGGCTTCTTCAGCTCCTTCATGAAAAAGAGAAATGCTCCCACACCCCCCAAACGCAGCAGCTCCTTCCGAGAAATGGAGAATCAGCCCCACAAGAAATACGAACTCACGGGTAACTTCTCATCTGTTGCTTCTCTACAGCATGCTGATGGGTTCTCTTTCACTCCTGCCCAGCAAGAGGCGAATCTGGTGCCACCCAAGTGCTTTGGGGGGAGCTTTGCACAGAGGAACCTCTGTAATGACGatggcggtgggggcgggggcagcggcACTGCTGGGGGCGGGTGGTCTGGCATCACAGGCTTCTTTACACCACGCTTAATCAAAAAGACACTGGGCTTACGAGCGGGGAAACCCACAGCCAGTGATGACACTTCCAAGCCTTTTCCAAGGTCAAACTCTACATCTTCCATGTCCTCAGGGCTTCCAGAGCAGGATAGGATGGCAATGACCCTTCCCAGGAACTGCCAGAGGTCCAAACTCCAGCTGGAAAGGACAGTGTCCACCTCTTCTCAGCCAGAAGAGAATGTGGACAGGGCCAATGACATGCTTccaaaaaaatcagaggaaggtGCTGCTCCAAGTAGGGAGAGACCAAAAGCCAAACTTTTGCCCAGAGGAGCCACGGCTCTTCCTCTCAGAACCCCCTCTGGGGATCCAGCCATTACAGAGAAGGACTCTCCAGGGGCGGGGGTGGCTGGAGTGGCAGCCGCCCCAAAGAGCAAGGAGAGGAATGGTGGGGCGCGACTCGGCATGGCTGGAGTCCCAGAGGACGGCGAGCAGACGGGCTGGTCTTCTCCGGCCAAGGCTGCAGCAGCCCTCCCAACCACTCACAACCACAAAGTGCCAGTCCTTATCTCACCCACTCTGAAGCACACTCCAGCTGACGTGCAGCTCATTGGCACAGACTCTCAGGGCAATAAATTCAAACTCTTATCTGAGCATCAGGTCACATCCTCTGGAGACAAGGACCGACCCCGACGGGTAAAACCAAagtgtgccccacccccccccccagtgatgAGACTACTGCAGCATCCGTCCATGTGCGCAGACCCCACGGAAGAGCCGACCGCCCCAACTGCAGGACAGCCCATGCCAGAAacacaggaaggagggaaaaaggcTGTTCCGGGGGCAGTGCCTGGTGGTGGGAAAGCCGGGAGGCCAGTGATGCCTCCCCCTCAAGTGCCTCTCCCCACATCTTCCATCTCGCCAGCCAAAATGGCTAACGGCACAGCAGGTACTAAAGTGGCTCTGAGAAAAACCAGACAGGCGGCTGAGAAAATCTCAGCAGACAAAATCAGCAAAGAGGCCCTGCTGGAATGTGCTGACCTACTGTCCAGTGCCATCACGGAGCCTGTGCCCAACAGCCAGCTGGTGGACACTGGCCACCAGCTCCTCGACTACTGCTCAGGCTACGTGGACTGCATCCCTCAGACGCGCAACAAATTTGCCTTCCGAGAGGCTGTGAGCAAACTGGAGCTCAGCCTGCAGGAGCTGCAGGTGTCTTCAGCGGCGGCCGGGGGGCCCGGGGCCAACCCTGTCCTTAATAACTTACTGTCATGTGTACAGGAGATCAGCGACGTGGTGCAGAGGTAGCCACTGTGAGCCTCGTGGGCAGACGCCCACAGctctgaggggagagggagaggggcttgTTTTCCTGTGTTGctgttttcaaaaaatgaaagactGATACTTGAGTGTGTTTATGTGAAGTACCTCAGATCTCTGAGCTCTCACGTTTACAGGTTCatctcaaaaacaacaaaaagcaaaaacacgtAGGACAGGGAAATGAGATGGGGGCGGAGCAGTCGCGGACAGGATTGGAAGGCGCACCGGAACATCAGGGAGCGTGTGTATGTCAGGCCACGAAGAACCCAGTCCAGCCCGCGCCTACCCGGAATGCTGTGCGCTGGGGACACGGGGCTGCTCTCGGCAAGGCCGCAGGCCTGCACCCGCCCGGGAACTGGCAGTGGCGCTCATTCCGCACCACACACTGCAGGGTTGGCTTGGGGCTCCAGGGGTTACGATCGGTGATGACGCGCCCCCTCGCCGAATGAATCAGGTGGGACAGAAGAGGGGAAAGCTGGGAATGTACCGAGGGACCTTTCCTTTGAGGCTGTTGAACGCAGCTATTTCCACAGGGCTCCCCGCTGCAGTAAGAACTGCAGATCAGATTGCTAGGGTGGGCTCCTGTCCTCTTTCCCATGGGTGTGCTAATTGGTGCAGGAAGTCGTCAGGGAGATTGAAACCTCCTCCTCACATCTTCTCCACTGATGAGCAAAAGTCATTTCTCCCAGTCTCGTAGATTATTTCCTAGTGGACCAGGATTGGCTTTCTGCTTGCTGGTGCCCGTCTAGAAATCATAGGCATAGGGGTTTCCTTAGTGGTTCCTCTCTGCTCTTTGCTGGGCAAGCTGTCCTCCTCTATCTCTGGCAGTATTCAGGGCATTGACCAGCGTTGGTTTCGAAAATAGTGGTCATGTACAGGTTCTCTCAGGAATCCTTTTCTGATACGGTGCCCCTGCATACCGACATACTGGCCAAGGAATTGAGCAGCTCTGTATTTCTTTATCAGCTAAACTACCAGGGAGGGAGGTTTCTTGGAATCCAGTGGTCAGGTCCAGAGGTCTGTGACTGAGAGTTTTCGAGAAGCTGACTCGGTCCCAGTGGCCATTTCTCTGTACCTTTCTCCTCCCTTATCACCTTAGACCCAGGCTAGTTAGAGAGCAAGGAGAAACATTCTCTTAGTCTCTGTGGATTTCAAATGAATCACCCCAAATTACTCTCATATGCTTTTCTCCTTTCGCAtatccccctccccctcattGTTGGGTTTGTCTGTAAATATCCTATTGGGAATactctttgatatttattttgtcatttcacCTCTCTTAGAAGAATGCATAATTGAAGGGGCAGGTCATTTCCAGGAAACACTGATTAAATCCTAGAAACCTAATGACTTAACCCCCAAATATGTTTTGCCTTTGAAAAATGGGCCTTTTCCTTTCCTATTCAGTTATTATTATGGAAACTAATTAGGATCATATGGAACTGAACCTAATCGGTTAGATACTACTCATATTCTTGATATCAGgtctaattttaattaatacttcattctctttttaaagctttacgaccaccaccccccaccctacCCAAGGAGAACCtgatacaaaagaataaatacactACTTTTTTCCTCCCAAAGGAATATTAACTTAGGAAGCTAGGAAGTGAACACTGATGGCCTGTGAGTTTTCTTCCTGGCTCTGTCATCGATCCCCTGTCAAGCCACAGCCCCATCTCTTAATCTGTTAAATGAAGGTAACGCTACATCTTCTCAGGGGTCTTTTGCAGATAAGTGTATAGCTGTCCCTTTGAGAGCCACTTCAGTGCAGTGTCGTTACGTTGAGAGATTTCCATTCTCCGCTCAGTAGCAGATAATGGAAATGTTGAACTGCTGAGATGATGCTAACAGGGCTAGAATACGAAGGAGGAAAAACTATGTTTTGTACAGTGTGTCATCTTTGACCAAGGAggaaatttacttttcattagAAAGAAAATCTTACTGTGACTGCACCAAAGGAGGCCCAGGCCAGGAGccagggggagaagggagagaaagtcccGGGCCTCGCTGACAGGGCACGGGTGAGCCGCGTCCGTAGGTCACGGTCAGGTGCAGCACAGGTGGCTAGCGATCCGGCCGGGCTTCCTGTGGTGGTTGGACGAGAAGGCAGAGTTCCCTTCAACATGGATGGAGGCCCACGGtcctcccaccttcctctctgccactccccttcaGCAGTCATTTCCATGAACTTGAAATCGTTTTAGCCATTAGCCTTTTAAGGGTGGGACAGGGAAAGCTAAAACTTTAGAATATTATGCTGCTTTTTAAGTTTATCTGTCATTGTGGGATGCAAGTTGAGGGGTTAattataattgtgttttttaggggatttgtttttttttttttaagcaggggATCTTTCCTTGAGAGCTCTGAAAATAAGCCTTGGAGGAACACTACTGAGTGTGTGTAAGCTCCCTGGTTTTCTCATCGCGGAACAGTCTTGAGGGCGGGGACTGTGTCTTACTCAGGGGCAGCACCTGGCTCTGTCTTGcctacagtaggtgctcaagaagtTCATGAAATGAATTGCTTTTTCTCAACACTGTCAAGAGCAGCATGAACGATTGTAGCACAGCCCATCCACGTGATGCTTGAACTGCGTGGGACTCCAGGGGTCAGGTGAAAGAAGCACTGTCAACTTACTAGAAAAGTATCACTTGACTGCTCCTTTTTCTAATTGAAAAggaccagatttttaaaataaccttatgTAAATTCAGAAGTTTGAACTCAAAGTAGAGAAAACTGCTTCTCAAAACTAAAAACATAGTCTAGTTTAAAAGCAAAGCCAGGAGCAAGAGGCCTTCTACAAGGTGTTGACAACTCTCTAAAGTGGTTGATATATATGCATACCTTGGGGCTGGTACCGCTTGAGTCCTTTCACGTACAGACAGTATGATTTCAGCTTAGATTTCTTACCTTAAAACGCAGTGTTTTGTGTGGAATACATCTTGATTGTGTTCCACATGAAGTATTTTCTTAAAAGGCTTTGTGTAAAATTAAAGTGTGTATATTTTCCTACAGCCTTCCATTGTGATTTTCAGAGATATAGCCTTAAAAAAGATTGGCCCTAAGAAATTCATTCAGTGTTTTTCCAGATGAACCCCTATTCATTGATATCATTAGAGTAGAGATCCTTCGCCAGTTGCATTTTTGGGGTTTAAGTTAGAATTTTCTTACAATTCAGTTGAAAATTGGCTAGTAAAATCGTACCCAGTTAATAAAACATGCTGACTTAGCTAAGGTGCAGCCTGTGTTTATTTAAAGTCCTGGAGCTTTTGAGTTTTAAAGGATACAGTATAGATAGTGATTAAGAGTTGAGACTCTGAAGCCAGTCCAgaaggcaagtcatttaaccttcctgagccttagtttccacGTTggaaaacagggataataatagtaactacctcagggttgttgtaaggattaaatgagataacgtaTGTAAGCTACTTAGcttgagtgcctggcacatgatgaGCACTCCATAAATGGTCACTGCTCCTGCTGTTACTACCACTTAGTCTAGTGGGTCTTTGCCGGGGATGGGCAACAAAAtccctggaatttaaaaaaaacagtctgATGCATTGGCTCACCCCAGCTTAGACTTCCCAGTGGGGTGAGGTCTCAGCCGAGAATCCCTCCAGGTGTTTTAGATACCCAGCACTGTCTGAACACTATCAGGACCCCATCCCTTTCCTTCATAGCTTCAGAAGTTGGAGGAGAGGATGGTGAAGTTACTTGCCCATTATCTCGGTTAATTGGTGGCAGAGCCAAGGCTATAGGGTTCAGGTCTCATGACTTTCTGGTTGTGGGGTCTTTCCACCTTTCCTGCTGCCTTGTGagacactgcaaaaaaaaaaacaggtggctCGGATAGACAATCAGTCTGCACAGTGCTGCACGCTTTCTAAAGCACACGCTCCTGGCATGCTCTGGCCGTAAGGGGCTTGCATGCTGAGTAATGGCAACACGGTGGAGCAGGCATGCAGTAGAGCTCAGTAACTTAGaaaagtggggcggggggggcattCTTTTGGACAGACCCCAGCAACACAGCAGTAGTCTGCACTTtgtaataaagaaatactaaCTCGAGTTTTAAAAAACCTAGTCCtacattcctttttcttaaaaacaaaacaactttatcCATATCATTTTAATGACTATGAGGTAATGTATATGAAAGCACTTTGAGAAAAGtatcaaatataatttaactATAAGGTTGTGTTATTACTGTCTGTTTAGAAGATCAAACAGTCGGTTAGATGCTGATTGACTTAATACGCTTTTACCTGTGGGAGACcggaaaatgcaaatatataaataatcacCCCTGTGACTTATCACATTTGTAAATATGAAACCGCTAAATGAATATGTGCAGGCATAGTAAGTGTTTTGCTAAAATTGTAGCTCAGCCGAATAACTTCAGAAAACTACGGACCAACTTTCTGGTTtaattataatcattaaaaagtaGTAATGTGTACTCCAGAATAAAGAGGCTCTTCCGGGCAACTTGACTCAGGAAGAATTGAGGCCCTTTATCCTCCGTGTTCCCCTTTTAGGCTACGTGTTCAGCCAGTTAGCATCCTGACACGGTGGGTGCAGACTCGTACCTGTTGATGTTGGCAGTGTCTTTTTTTAACCGATGTCCAGCGTGGTGTTGTTGGGATttcttggaggggaggggaggggtgggatcAGATGGCCATAGAACCAGTGCACTTTGGGAATTAGTTTTCTAGGATTTCCTGCCAGTTAGAAATGATCTTGACGTTCATtgcgcgcgcacgtgtgtgtgtttctaaaatGAATAGCTAAACACAATTTGCCTATTAGATTATAAAATACCCCAGAGTAAATTGCATTGGTGGCCACTTTTGAGTTCTAGCTTCACTGCATTCTGCCCTCTCCCTTccaatttttgttgttgatgtcaTTGTTACTATCAGGCTATGCTTCCACAGGAGTTCACATTGGGCTGACAGGGTTGTCAACGTTTTCGTTCATCACAACTTTGGGGTTTCGTCATCTTGCTTGGCATTAATTTGTTCTATCTGGATTTGGGTCCATCTCTGTGCCCTAAGCATTTGTTATGACCAGTTTTCTTATGTAGATGGGTCTCTGGATGTAAGTTTCTTCTTATGAATTAATAGACCCCCAGctgtctgtatctctgtcaaGCCAGTAGCTCAGTTCTTCTGTAAATGTCTGCTTTGGTTTGGGGGGTGtgggagcaggaaagagagagggaaaggcagcCTGGAGGGAGCCTCTACCCTCGTGACAGAGGCAGGCCAAGGCAGCCCCACAGATGCCTGCCCCATCCGTGCGACAACCCAGGAAATTACTGCTGGCCATTAGCCTCgccaggcagagaggagaggcctGGGCTGGTTCTAAAGCTTGTCCCACTCATAACAACAGTCAGGATAGTTAATTCTTTTGGATAGAGTTCCAGTTTTCCAActctcagaatttaaaaattcaaatgcaaGGCTTGCTTTTCTGGGCAAGCGCCTGGAGTAACGATGATTGTTGTTACCTGCCCTGTTACCGCCAGAACTTTAGTGCCATTCCCTGCCCTCCTGTATCGCCGGGAAGTGTGGCTGGATTTCCGGGCTGTGCAGAGTGTCTACGCAGGTGACTAAGACAGCCTCCAAGTCTGTCTGGCTTGACGTTTACTGCAGCGTCCCAATAGGAGGGGTTTTCCTGCTCTGGGGCTGCTTTCCCATGCCATAGCAGAGGTGAAAGGGTTCATCTTGAAGATAACACATGTGTAAGGCGCTATTTCCTCCATTTCCGACTCCGTATCCTAGATCCCAAGAGCAGGACAGGGTAGGAAGAGTGCATGCTTCTCCCTGGGTGAGGAGGCCTAGGCAGGTCATCTTGATTCTAGGATGACTTGGAGTGGTAGAAGACACTCTGAGGATTGTGCCTTCAAAGATGGGCTTTGTGCGACTTGCGGAGGAGAGACTTGTAAGCTGGGTTGGTGGTGCACACTTAGTGAGCTAGAACTGGTTAGGTGGGTGGTGGGGGCTCAGTGCCCCAGTCAGGGAGAGTCCCTGCTTGAGATGTTCCCCCCCATACAGGACGCTGATGTGACAGACTGCACTTTTTTCCAGCCCgcctggggagctgggggaaggCTGCTCTAACTggacccttccctccctccagctgcACTTCTTTGCTCTTGTTTTCAATTATGAATTTGAAACTGTTTACGTCTCTTAGAAAAATGACATCCTTTAACT from Neomonachus schauinslandi chromosome 6, ASM220157v2, whole genome shotgun sequence includes:
- the ABL2 gene encoding tyrosine-protein kinase ABL2 isoform X1, producing MGQQVGRVGEAPGLQQPQPRGIRVSSAARPSGRRRDLAGRTTEAGFNVFTQHDHFASCVEDGFEGDKTGGSSPEALHRPFGCDVEPQALNEAIRWSSKENLLGATESDPNLFVALYDFVASGDNTLSITKGEKLRVLGYNQNGEWSEVRSKNGQGWVPSNYITPVNSLEKHSWYHGPVSRSAAEYLLSSLINGSFLVRESESSPGQLSISLRYEGRVYHYRINTTTDGKVYVTAESRFSTLAELVHHHSTVADGLVTTLHYPAPKCNKPTVYGVSPIHDKWEMERTDITMKHKLGGGQYGEVYVGVWKKYSLTVAVKTLKEDTMEVEEFLKEAAVMKEIKHPNLVQLLGVCTLEPPFYIVTEYMPYGNLLDYLRECSREEVTAVVLLYMATQISSAMEYLEKKNFIHRDLAARNCLVGENHVVKVADFGLSRLMTGDTYTAHAGAKFPIKWTAPESLAYNTFSIKSDVWAFGVLLWEIATYGMSPYPGIDLSQVYDLLEKGYRMEQPEGCPPKVYELMRACWKWSPADRPSFAETHQAFETMFHDSSISEEVAEELGRAAAASSVVSYLPRLPVLPSKTRTLKKQGDNKENIEGAQDATENSASSSAPGFLRGAQAPSGSPALPRKQRDKSPSSLLEDAKETCFTRDRKGGFFSSFMKKRNAPTPPKRSSSFREMENQPHKKYELTGNFSSVASLQHADGFSFTPAQQEANLVPPKCFGGSFAQRNLCNDDGGGGGGSGTAGGGWSGITGFFTPRLIKKTLGLRAGKPTASDDTSKPFPRSNSTSSMSSGLPEQDRMAMTLPRNCQRSKLQLERTVSTSSQPEENVDRANDMLPKKSEEGAAPSRERPKAKLLPRGATALPLRTPSGDPAITEKDSPGAGVAGVAAAPKSKERNGGARLGMAGVPEDGEQTGWSSPAKAAAALPTTHNHKVPVLISPTLKHTPADVQLIGTDSQGNKFKLLSEHQVTSSGDKDRPRRVKPKCAPPPPPVMRLLQHPSMCADPTEEPTAPTAGQPMPETQEGGKKAVPGAVPGGGKAGRPVMPPPQVPLPTSSISPAKMANGTAGTKVALRKTRQAAEKISADKISKEALLECADLLSSAITEPVPNSQLVDTGHQLLDYCSGYVDCIPQTRNKFAFREAVSKLELSLQELQVSSAAAGGPGANPVLNNLLSCVQEISDVVQR